In a single window of the Thermotoga sp. KOL6 genome:
- a CDS encoding iron-containing alcohol dehydrogenase, whose protein sequence is MWTKEVDIKNVVEMRLKTTCYFGVGALGKIKDILDFLKEKMGIRSIAIITDKVAYKVTGVWDVLEPELKRKGIEYIVYENVTPNPTTAQINEATKKALDINAQAVIGIGGGSPIDTAIKCGDSLGIFSKEC, encoded by the coding sequence ATGTGGACCAAAGAAGTTGATATAAAAAATGTAGTTGAAATGAGGCTCAAAACAACTTGCTACTTCGGTGTCGGTGCTCTGGGAAAGATAAAAGATATTCTCGATTTTTTGAAGGAGAAAATGGGAATCAGATCAATAGCCATTATCACAGATAAAGTTGCATACAAGGTTACTGGTGTTTGGGATGTTCTGGAACCCGAGTTGAAGAGGAAGGGTATCGAGTACATAGTGTATGAAAATGTTACACCGAATCCAACTACTGCGCAAATAAATGAGGCAACGAAGAAAGCTTTGGATATTAACGCTCAAGCGGTAATCGGTATTGGTGGGGGAAGTCCTATAGACACAGCTATAAAGTGTGGCGATTCTCTTGGAATATTCTCAAAGGAGTGCTGA
- a CDS encoding iron-containing alcohol dehydrogenase: MYEQKFAPERAKPIVAINTTHGTGTEVDRFAVASILEKEYKPAIAYDCIYPTFSIDDPELTKTLPEKQSIYTSLDALNHVTEASTTVLTNSLSINLARDTVELIAEYLPKVIEEPENLETRYFLMYASMIAGVSFDNGMLHLTHALEHPLSAVKPDLPHGLGLAMLLPAVVKYTYKVKPQILAYIYQPIIPGLKGISDEAEEVAAKLEQWIFELGVKEKLADVGFSEEDIPKLVKLAFETPVLDLLLNSAPMNVDKELVKTIYSESMKPYN, from the coding sequence TTGTATGAGCAAAAGTTTGCTCCAGAGAGGGCAAAACCCATAGTGGCTATAAACACAACTCATGGTACTGGTACAGAGGTTGATAGGTTCGCAGTGGCATCTATTCTCGAAAAAGAATACAAGCCAGCAATTGCATATGATTGTATATATCCAACCTTTTCTATCGATGATCCAGAACTTACAAAAACACTTCCAGAAAAACAAAGTATTTATACATCACTGGACGCTCTAAACCATGTAACGGAAGCATCGACAACCGTTCTAACGAATTCTCTCTCTATAAACCTTGCAAGGGACACTGTGGAACTGATAGCAGAATATCTACCAAAGGTGATTGAAGAACCTGAAAATTTGGAAACACGTTATTTCTTAATGTACGCTTCCATGATTGCCGGTGTTTCTTTCGATAACGGCATGCTACACCTCACACACGCTCTCGAGCATCCATTGAGTGCCGTAAAACCAGACTTGCCCCATGGGTTGGGGCTTGCAATGCTCCTTCCAGCTGTTGTTAAGTATACTTATAAAGTTAAACCTCAGATACTAGCCTATATCTATCAGCCAATAATCCCCGGGCTAAAGGGTATATCAGACGAAGCCGAGGAAGTTGCTGCGAAGCTGGAGCAGTGGATTTTCGAGCTTGGAGTTAAAGAAAAACTCGCGGACGTCGGTTTTTCGGAGGAAGATATTCCCAAACTCGTAAAACTTGCCTTCGAAACGCCTGTTCTCGATCTCCTTTTAAATTCAGCTCCGATGAATGTCGATAAGGAATTGGTCAAAACGATTTATAGTGAATCCATGAAACCTTACAATTGA
- a CDS encoding diacylglycerol kinase family protein → MSVVFLICNPVSNSGNTGKVWPKVKKILEKYGISYEVIFTKKPGHAVEISRDACMKGYDRIVAMGGDGTVNEVVNGVFLSDCDLEKVTFGWIPVGSGKDWARTINVPLDLEKAVEVLKKGKTFVQDLGIAEYEALDGKRKKRAFVNVAGLFFDGFVTYRTNLLKKKSRFSYFLRIFSSILKYKPTDAIIVIDGKKWKKKVFSMNVGICKYNGGGMNQVPHAVPDDGLLAVTVINDIGKLRILANVHRVFNGKLLEHPGVEGYQAQRVTVEFQKEEPIELDGETIWVKKVTFSILPKALKVMVEK, encoded by the coding sequence ATGAGTGTGGTCTTTCTGATCTGCAATCCAGTATCGAATAGTGGAAATACTGGAAAAGTTTGGCCGAAAGTAAAAAAAATCCTTGAAAAATACGGAATATCATACGAAGTTATTTTCACGAAAAAGCCGGGTCATGCTGTTGAGATCTCTAGAGACGCTTGTATGAAAGGTTATGATAGGATCGTCGCGATGGGTGGAGATGGTACAGTGAACGAAGTAGTAAACGGAGTGTTCTTGAGTGATTGTGACTTGGAAAAAGTTACTTTCGGATGGATCCCCGTTGGAAGTGGAAAGGACTGGGCCAGGACGATTAACGTTCCCTTGGATCTCGAAAAGGCAGTCGAAGTGTTGAAAAAAGGTAAAACTTTCGTGCAGGATTTGGGAATAGCAGAATATGAGGCACTGGATGGTAAAAGGAAAAAACGAGCGTTTGTTAACGTCGCTGGATTGTTTTTCGATGGATTTGTAACGTATAGAACAAATCTTCTCAAGAAGAAGAGCAGATTTTCTTATTTTTTGAGGATTTTCTCTTCCATTTTAAAGTACAAACCCACGGATGCAATCATTGTAATCGATGGAAAGAAATGGAAAAAGAAAGTTTTCTCTATGAACGTTGGAATTTGTAAGTACAATGGAGGGGGGATGAACCAAGTACCCCATGCTGTTCCCGACGATGGACTTCTCGCGGTTACGGTGATCAACGATATAGGTAAACTCAGAATATTGGCTAATGTTCACAGGGTGTTTAATGGGAAACTTTTGGAGCATCCCGGTGTTGAAGGTTATCAAGCGCAGAGGGTGACCGTGGAATTTCAGAAAGAGGAACCAATAGAGCTGGATGGAGAAACTATTTGGGTAAAAAAAGTGACTTTCTCTATATTACCAAAGGCATTGAAAGTAATGGTGGAAAAGTGA
- a CDS encoding glycosyltransferase family 4 protein: MKIAFISRWGATCGVGMHAEILARELIRMGHKVIVFAPTEESALKEVKYYKRTEAQDPEFVKREMYTEVDNVTEEGWIKEEEILKEDFDLLIVEAFWKIPVKPLTKLIEKLKVPIISVFHEANIFKAKEIVKLPADKIVIFDRRFYDEILEFYEIPREKVEVISYPVMKPFDVTPERPIDENKFLFFSFGRQPVEEYCDFLNALRKLRNKFSNLHYWIIRSDGRVDYDAEWITQWQKRPTVEKLYSYLKGSNVHLLPKGNTPNVVVSSTLYQIIASETPIVIRDSRFVETIQTDSYGFGPIVKYKDVHDLVKKLELLMMDEELVEDIRKEVRIFVEKYGGDKIAQEFLELAKSIKK; the protein is encoded by the coding sequence ATGAAGATAGCATTCATCAGTAGATGGGGCGCCACATGTGGCGTGGGGATGCATGCAGAGATCCTCGCAAGAGAATTAATCAGAATGGGGCACAAAGTGATAGTTTTCGCCCCAACGGAAGAGAGCGCCTTAAAGGAAGTGAAGTACTACAAAAGAACGGAAGCTCAAGACCCTGAATTTGTTAAAAGGGAAATGTACACCGAAGTGGACAACGTCACGGAAGAGGGATGGATAAAAGAAGAAGAGATTTTGAAGGAAGATTTCGACCTGTTGATAGTAGAAGCATTTTGGAAGATCCCAGTGAAACCTCTCACGAAATTGATCGAAAAGCTAAAAGTTCCTATTATATCTGTCTTCCACGAGGCCAACATTTTCAAGGCAAAAGAAATTGTGAAATTGCCAGCCGACAAGATCGTAATATTCGATAGGAGGTTTTACGATGAAATCCTTGAATTTTACGAAATTCCCAGAGAAAAAGTAGAAGTAATCAGCTATCCAGTGATGAAACCATTCGATGTAACGCCGGAAAGACCCATTGATGAAAATAAATTTTTGTTTTTTTCCTTCGGAAGGCAGCCCGTTGAAGAGTACTGTGATTTCCTGAACGCTTTGAGGAAACTGAGAAATAAGTTCTCCAATCTTCATTATTGGATAATTAGATCGGATGGTAGAGTCGACTACGATGCAGAATGGATTACTCAGTGGCAGAAACGACCGACTGTGGAAAAATTATACAGCTATCTAAAAGGTTCGAACGTTCATCTGCTACCAAAGGGGAATACACCAAATGTGGTAGTATCTTCTACACTCTATCAGATTATCGCAAGTGAAACCCCTATCGTCATAAGAGACAGTAGATTCGTTGAAACGATTCAAACGGATTCTTACGGATTCGGGCCTATCGTAAAGTACAAGGATGTACACGATTTGGTGAAAAAACTTGAACTTCTTATGATGGATGAGGAACTAGTGGAAGATATAAGGAAAGAAGTAAGGATTTTTGTGGAGAAGTATGGTGGAGATAAAATAGCTCAAGAGTTTTTGGAGCTTGCAAAGTCTATCAAAAAGTGA
- a CDS encoding MazG nucleotide pyrophosphohydrolase domain-containing protein: MIEELWDIIQRSLQKCPWLEKQSLYDLLQALSSEIEEIKKALDEKDLDNLEEEIGDLIYDAFLVGVVAKRDYGINLDNSIKRVVKKISHRKPWLFWERRISLEEAEKIWRERKKKV, from the coding sequence ATGATAGAAGAACTTTGGGATATAATCCAGAGGAGCCTTCAAAAATGTCCGTGGCTTGAAAAACAAAGTCTGTACGATCTTCTCCAAGCACTTTCTTCTGAGATCGAGGAAATAAAAAAAGCCCTTGATGAGAAAGATCTAGACAATCTCGAGGAAGAGATAGGGGATTTGATATACGATGCTTTTCTTGTAGGAGTAGTGGCCAAAAGGGATTATGGAATAAACCTCGATAATTCTATAAAAAGAGTGGTAAAGAAAATCTCTCACAGAAAACCGTGGTTGTTTTGGGAAAGAAGAATATCACTGGAGGAAGCAGAAAAAATCTGGAGAGAGCGCAAGAAGAAAGTTTAA
- a CDS encoding deoxyribonuclease IV translates to MIKIGAHMPISKGFDRVPGDTVKIGGNSFQIFPHNARSWRASIPSDDVSNKFKREMKRCKIDWENAFCHCGYLVNLASPKEDVWEKSVSLLKTEVEICNKLGIKYLNIHPGSHLGTGEAEGMDRIARGLNEVLNTTKRVVILLENVSQKGGNIGYKLEHLKKIYDLVDQKDRMAITYDTCHGFDSNYDITKKEGVEALLNEIEDLFGLEKLKMIHLNDSKYPLGAAKDRHERIGKGFIGEKGFAVFFSFKEIRNVPWILETPGGNEEHAEDIRKVFEIIEKYGIEVE, encoded by the coding sequence ATGATAAAGATAGGTGCTCATATGCCAATTTCGAAAGGATTCGATAGAGTTCCGGGAGATACAGTAAAAATTGGGGGAAATTCTTTTCAAATATTTCCCCACAACGCCCGTTCATGGAGAGCTTCCATCCCTTCTGATGATGTTTCTAATAAGTTCAAGAGGGAAATGAAAAGGTGCAAAATCGATTGGGAAAATGCTTTCTGTCACTGCGGATATTTGGTAAATCTCGCCAGTCCAAAAGAAGACGTGTGGGAAAAGTCTGTAAGTTTGTTGAAAACAGAGGTAGAGATTTGCAACAAATTGGGGATAAAATACTTGAACATTCATCCTGGGAGTCATCTTGGAACTGGTGAAGCTGAAGGAATGGATAGAATCGCTCGTGGTTTGAACGAAGTTTTGAACACCACAAAACGCGTTGTTATACTCCTCGAAAATGTGTCTCAAAAGGGAGGGAATATCGGTTACAAGCTGGAACATTTGAAGAAGATATACGATCTTGTTGATCAGAAAGATAGGATGGCGATCACGTACGACACGTGTCATGGTTTTGACTCCAACTACGATATCACCAAAAAAGAAGGAGTGGAAGCTCTCTTGAACGAAATAGAAGATCTTTTTGGACTGGAAAAGCTCAAGATGATTCATCTCAACGATTCTAAATATCCTCTTGGAGCCGCAAAGGACAGGCATGAGAGGATAGGAAAGGGTTTTATCGGTGAAAAAGGTTTCGCCGTTTTCTTTTCTTTCAAAGAGATTCGCAATGTGCCTTGGATTTTGGAAACACCAGGTGGAAACGAAGAACATGCGGAGGATATCAGAAAAGTTTTTGAGATCATAGAGAAGTATGGCATAGAGGTTGAGTGA
- a CDS encoding NFACT family protein encodes MPVDGLLIYKVVRELRNLKNEYLRQIYQPTTVDYYFLFRSRVIRVCLKPDISHVSIAEKESSSEKMPTSFTMLLRKELKGARLLGIKQLGMDRTIVFEFEKLDEVEGNVQKNLFVEIMGAHSNIILVKEGKIVDAHKRIVTKKREILPGKEFTPFPSGKFSLFELKELPDKSPKTAKNVLLSLLEGFSPLSVEEVLYRCGYSSDTPWNEVDRIRILEALNRIKEEIVDNGVFVYYEKSHPVEISAFKYTMLNLDEKYFESPSEGLNEFVRWKEEKSTLENMKNRLSKIVTKKIEELEELEEKLLKELSSTTKAKEHKRIGDLIIQNLWKIKGKTGKVELVDWETGEKVVVDVGNDPSRTAQKYYDTYKKLLRKKEKVSKRIQDIQKEKDYLYQLWQTIDDAEDLESLEGIEEEMREARLLRKKESKNKHKRRETSRFRETKYMGFRILIGKNNKQNDELVRSSSKEDIWLHAHEMPGAHVVVKAGGKTVPQEVIEYAASFAAGYSKGKDSGKVPVDYTLIKYVKKPKGFKPGMVIYTNYKTILVEPRRLEE; translated from the coding sequence ATGCCGGTAGACGGTTTATTGATCTACAAGGTGGTCAGGGAATTGAGGAACCTAAAAAACGAATACCTCAGGCAGATATATCAGCCTACAACCGTTGATTATTACTTTTTGTTTCGGTCAAGAGTTATTCGTGTGTGTCTGAAACCAGATATTTCTCACGTTTCTATTGCCGAAAAGGAAAGCTCATCAGAAAAAATGCCTACTTCTTTTACGATGCTTCTGAGGAAGGAACTGAAAGGAGCGAGGCTTCTGGGTATAAAACAGCTGGGAATGGATAGAACGATCGTTTTCGAGTTTGAAAAGTTAGATGAGGTAGAAGGAAATGTTCAAAAAAACCTCTTTGTAGAAATAATGGGGGCACACTCTAACATAATTTTGGTGAAAGAAGGAAAAATCGTAGATGCTCACAAGAGAATTGTGACGAAGAAAAGAGAGATTCTTCCCGGGAAAGAGTTCACTCCTTTTCCATCTGGGAAGTTTTCTTTATTTGAGCTCAAAGAACTTCCTGATAAAAGTCCGAAGACGGCAAAGAATGTTCTTTTGTCTCTCTTAGAAGGTTTCTCCCCTTTGTCTGTGGAGGAAGTGTTGTACCGATGTGGATACTCCTCCGATACACCATGGAATGAAGTGGACAGGATAAGGATCCTCGAAGCCCTAAATCGGATAAAGGAAGAGATCGTTGATAACGGTGTTTTTGTTTACTACGAGAAATCACACCCTGTGGAAATTTCTGCTTTCAAATATACGATGCTGAACCTTGATGAAAAGTATTTCGAAAGCCCTTCTGAAGGACTCAACGAGTTTGTAAGATGGAAAGAAGAAAAATCTACTTTGGAAAACATGAAGAATCGTCTTTCTAAAATCGTGACGAAAAAGATCGAGGAGTTGGAAGAGTTAGAGGAAAAGCTTTTGAAGGAGCTCTCGAGTACAACAAAAGCGAAAGAGCATAAAAGAATCGGTGATCTGATAATTCAGAATCTTTGGAAAATCAAAGGGAAAACAGGGAAAGTTGAACTTGTGGACTGGGAAACGGGTGAGAAGGTTGTTGTAGATGTAGGTAATGATCCTTCTCGTACTGCTCAAAAGTACTATGACACTTACAAAAAACTTTTGAGAAAGAAAGAAAAGGTTAGCAAACGAATCCAGGATATTCAGAAAGAGAAGGATTATCTTTATCAACTATGGCAAACCATAGACGACGCGGAAGATCTGGAGTCACTTGAAGGAATAGAGGAAGAAATGAGAGAAGCTAGGCTCTTGAGGAAAAAAGAAAGTAAAAACAAACACAAGAGAAGAGAAACTTCTCGATTTAGAGAGACGAAATATATGGGGTTTAGAATTCTTATAGGAAAGAACAACAAGCAAAATGATGAACTTGTTAGATCTTCTTCCAAAGAAGATATTTGGTTGCACGCTCACGAGATGCCGGGAGCACACGTTGTTGTAAAAGCAGGTGGCAAAACAGTTCCACAGGAGGTTATAGAGTACGCAGCGAGTTTCGCTGCAGGTTATTCAAAAGGAAAAGATTCCGGGAAAGTCCCAGTAGATTATACTCTCATAAAATATGTTAAAAAGCCAAAGGGGTTCAAACCTGGGATGGTCATATACACGAACTACAAAACAATATTGGTAGAACCTAGGAGGTTGGAGGAATGA
- a CDS encoding alpha-amylase family glycosyl hydrolase has product MIGYQLYVRSFRDGNFDGLGDFKGLISSIGYFKDIGVDFVWLMPVFSSISFHGYDVVDFYSFKAEYGTVEEFKKLVCVFHENGMKIVLDLPIHHTSFLHLWFQKAMKGDQKYKDYYVWADDKTNLDERRDWDGERIWHPLEDGRYYRGLFGPLSPDLNYNNPKVFEEMKKLVQYLLEMGVDGVRFDAAKHMKDSLEQNVRFWRHFLSGLDGIFLAEIWAEYKVVDEHGRIFGYMLNFDTSHCIKEAIWKENASILVASIERALIGKDYLPVNFTSNHDMSRLASFEDGFIKEKVKLSLSILFTLPGVPLVFYGDELGMKGIYRKPHTEEVLDPFPWSENMCVEGQAFWKWPSFNEPFSGISVEHQKKDPNSVFSHFLKWATFRKENPWLDNAELEFLCREGKLLVYRLKDKNHSLKVFHNLSGEEHVFEGVHVKAYSTEVI; this is encoded by the coding sequence ATGATAGGGTATCAGTTGTACGTAAGATCTTTCAGAGATGGAAATTTCGATGGCTTAGGAGACTTCAAAGGGTTGATATCCTCCATCGGATATTTCAAAGACATCGGTGTAGATTTTGTCTGGCTCATGCCGGTTTTTTCTTCCATATCATTTCATGGATACGATGTAGTGGACTTTTACTCTTTTAAAGCTGAATATGGTACGGTGGAAGAGTTCAAAAAATTGGTTTGTGTCTTTCATGAAAATGGTATGAAAATCGTTCTCGACCTTCCCATTCATCATACGAGTTTCCTGCATTTGTGGTTTCAAAAAGCTATGAAAGGTGATCAGAAGTACAAAGATTATTATGTTTGGGCGGACGATAAAACAAATTTAGATGAAAGAAGGGATTGGGATGGGGAGAGGATATGGCATCCTTTGGAAGATGGAAGATACTACAGAGGATTGTTCGGGCCGCTTTCCCCGGATTTGAATTACAACAATCCCAAGGTGTTCGAAGAGATGAAAAAACTGGTTCAATATCTTTTAGAAATGGGCGTGGATGGTGTTAGATTCGATGCAGCAAAACATATGAAAGATTCTCTCGAACAAAATGTGCGTTTTTGGAGGCATTTTCTTTCCGGATTGGACGGTATTTTCCTTGCGGAAATATGGGCGGAATACAAAGTAGTCGATGAGCATGGTAGAATTTTTGGATACATGCTGAATTTCGATACGTCTCATTGTATAAAAGAAGCCATCTGGAAAGAAAATGCCAGTATTTTGGTTGCATCCATCGAGAGAGCGTTGATCGGGAAAGACTATCTTCCCGTCAATTTCACATCGAACCATGATATGTCGAGACTTGCAAGCTTTGAAGATGGTTTCATAAAAGAGAAAGTGAAACTCTCTCTCTCCATTCTTTTTACGCTTCCCGGTGTGCCGTTGGTATTTTACGGGGATGAACTGGGAATGAAAGGGATTTATCGGAAACCACATACTGAAGAAGTGTTGGATCCATTTCCTTGGAGTGAGAATATGTGCGTTGAGGGACAGGCTTTTTGGAAATGGCCATCTTTCAACGAACCTTTCAGTGGAATTTCCGTTGAGCATCAAAAAAAGGATCCAAACTCTGTTTTTTCTCACTTTCTGAAATGGGCCACGTTTCGGAAGGAAAATCCATGGTTGGACAATGCAGAATTGGAATTTCTCTGCAGAGAAGGGAAACTTCTTGTATATCGACTAAAAGATAAGAACCACTCTCTAAAAGTGTTCCACAATTTGTCTGGAGAGGAACATGTTTTCGAAGGTGTTCATGTAAAAGCTTACAGTACGGAGGTGATTTGA
- a CDS encoding aminopeptidase, whose protein sequence is MKAEKRNVWHYRERGEIESFSKDYIAFIGRAKTERLVVKEVKDLLENAGFVPLGDFVGDPMNMTVYVVNRGKAIAAFKVVDDLRKGLNMVVAHIDSPRLDFKPNPLVEDEQIALFKTHYYGGIKKYQWFSIPLEIHGVLFKSDGSEVEIHIGDKPDDPVFTIPDLLPHLDKEDAKISEKFKGENLMLIAGTIPLNEEEKEAVKTNVLKILNEMYGITEEDFVSAEIEVVPAFPPKEVGVDRSLIGAYGQDDRICAYTALRALLDSQPEKSVGVVLFDKEEIGSDGNTGAKARFYLRVLRQILKMQGAKDSEFALDEVLERTSVISGDVCAAVNPPYKDVHDLQNAPRVGYGVALVKYTGARGKYSTNDAHAEFVGRVRKVLNERNVIWQVATLGKVDQGGGGTIAKFFAERGADVVDMGPALLGMHSPFELSSKADLFETYKAYKYLLEDL, encoded by the coding sequence GTGAAAGCGGAAAAAAGGAATGTCTGGCACTACAGAGAAAGAGGAGAGATAGAATCTTTCTCAAAGGACTACATAGCATTCATAGGAAGAGCGAAAACGGAACGTCTCGTTGTAAAAGAGGTGAAAGACCTTCTTGAAAACGCAGGGTTTGTTCCTCTTGGAGATTTTGTAGGAGATCCTATGAACATGACTGTTTATGTTGTGAACAGAGGGAAAGCAATTGCCGCTTTCAAGGTGGTAGATGATCTGAGAAAAGGCTTAAATATGGTAGTGGCTCACATCGATTCTCCCAGGCTAGATTTCAAACCCAATCCCTTGGTTGAAGACGAACAAATTGCACTGTTCAAAACTCATTACTACGGCGGAATAAAAAAATATCAGTGGTTCAGCATACCTCTTGAGATTCATGGAGTGTTGTTCAAATCGGATGGGAGTGAGGTAGAAATTCATATAGGTGATAAGCCTGACGATCCTGTTTTCACCATTCCGGATCTTCTACCTCATCTGGACAAAGAAGATGCCAAGATCTCCGAGAAGTTCAAAGGGGAAAATCTCATGCTCATTGCTGGAACCATTCCTCTGAATGAGGAAGAAAAAGAAGCGGTGAAGACGAACGTTTTGAAAATCTTGAATGAAATGTACGGTATCACAGAAGAAGATTTCGTCAGTGCTGAGATAGAGGTTGTTCCCGCTTTTCCTCCCAAAGAAGTAGGTGTGGACAGAAGTCTTATAGGAGCCTATGGACAGGATGATAGGATATGTGCTTATACAGCTTTGAGAGCTCTGCTCGATTCACAGCCTGAAAAGTCTGTGGGGGTTGTGCTTTTCGATAAGGAGGAAATAGGTAGTGATGGAAACACGGGAGCAAAAGCAAGATTCTATCTAAGAGTTTTGAGGCAAATTCTGAAAATGCAAGGGGCAAAAGATTCAGAATTTGCTCTCGATGAAGTTCTAGAGAGAACATCGGTGATTTCCGGAGATGTTTGTGCCGCGGTTAATCCACCTTACAAAGATGTGCACGACTTGCAAAACGCTCCCAGAGTTGGTTACGGTGTGGCGCTTGTCAAATACACGGGAGCCCGGGGAAAATATTCTACAAACGATGCTCACGCGGAATTCGTTGGCCGTGTCAGAAAAGTTCTGAACGAAAGAAATGTGATATGGCAAGTGGCGACACTGGGAAAAGTTGATCAGGGGGGAGGAGGTACAATAGCGAAATTTTTTGCGGAAAGAGGAGCAGATGTGGTCGATATGGGACCCGCTCTTCTTGGAATGCATTCTCCTTTTGAACTCTCCTCAAAAGCGGATCTTTTCGAAACTTACAAAGCTTACAAATATTTACTCGAAGATCTGTGA
- the nth gene encoding endonuclease III, whose protein sequence is MIEELAREIIRRFPRDHKEKDPFKVLISTVLSQRTRDENTERASTKLFKVYRTPEDLAKVKPEDLYELIKESGMYKQKAERIVEISKIIVEKYNGKVPSDLEELLKLPGVGRKTANIVLWVGFGKPALAVDTHVHRISNRLGWVKTKTPEETEKKLKKLLTKDLWGPINGSMVEFGRKVCRPVNPKCEECFLKKHCEFYRKRGKER, encoded by the coding sequence TTGATAGAAGAACTCGCGCGAGAGATTATAAGACGTTTTCCAAGGGATCATAAAGAGAAAGATCCTTTTAAAGTGCTGATTTCGACCGTTTTAAGTCAGCGAACTCGTGATGAAAACACAGAAAGAGCTTCGACGAAACTCTTCAAAGTTTATAGAACGCCAGAAGATCTTGCCAAAGTTAAACCAGAGGATCTTTATGAACTGATAAAGGAATCTGGTATGTACAAACAAAAAGCCGAAAGAATCGTTGAGATATCCAAAATCATCGTGGAAAAGTACAATGGAAAAGTTCCTTCCGATTTAGAAGAGTTGCTGAAACTTCCAGGTGTAGGGAGGAAAACCGCTAATATTGTGCTTTGGGTTGGATTCGGAAAACCAGCTCTTGCAGTAGATACCCATGTTCATAGGATCAGTAACAGATTGGGATGGGTGAAAACGAAAACACCGGAGGAAACAGAAAAAAAATTGAAGAAGCTCTTAACTAAAGATCTCTGGGGACCTATCAACGGTTCGATGGTCGAGTTTGGAAGAAAAGTGTGTAGACCAGTGAATCCAAAATGCGAAGAGTGTTTCTTGAAAAAACACTGTGAATTTTACAGAAAAAGGGGGAAAGAAAGATGA
- a CDS encoding TIGR00266 family protein has protein sequence MNYGIELKGSYSLLKIFLSPGESVKVEPGAMVYMKGDIEVNTSSGGSVWKALKRAILGGESFFMNTYTSHGNGEVGVAPELPGDIEVISLKEELYVQSTSFLASDTSVDIDVSFGGFKSFFAGEGIFLLKLLGFGDVAVSSFGGIKVIDLQPGEEITIDTGHVVAFDGTVNWNVRTFGGLKSTIFGGEGLVCTFTGPGRVYIQTRNYSAFVKWIESLVSKKTGSR, from the coding sequence ATGAACTACGGAATAGAGCTAAAGGGAAGCTACTCCCTCTTGAAAATTTTCCTATCTCCAGGTGAAAGTGTGAAAGTAGAGCCAGGTGCAATGGTGTACATGAAGGGGGACATAGAAGTCAATACCTCATCAGGAGGCAGTGTTTGGAAAGCTTTAAAAAGAGCCATCCTTGGTGGTGAGAGTTTCTTCATGAATACCTATACCTCCCACGGAAATGGGGAGGTTGGTGTAGCTCCGGAACTTCCCGGTGATATTGAAGTGATATCCCTGAAAGAGGAACTTTACGTACAATCTACTTCTTTTCTGGCTAGCGATACCTCGGTGGATATAGATGTTTCTTTTGGAGGATTCAAATCGTTTTTTGCTGGAGAAGGAATATTTTTGTTGAAGCTTTTAGGATTTGGTGATGTGGCTGTTTCTTCTTTTGGCGGCATCAAAGTAATAGATCTTCAACCGGGCGAAGAGATAACAATAGACACAGGTCATGTTGTTGCTTTTGATGGAACGGTAAATTGGAATGTCAGAACATTTGGTGGATTGAAATCTACTATTTTTGGTGGTGAAGGATTAGTATGCACTTTCACGGGGCCCGGTAGAGTTTACATTCAAACTAGGAATTATTCCGCATTTGTTAAATGGATCGAATCTCTTGTATCCAAAAAAACAGGGAGTAGATAG